One Deltaproteobacteria bacterium genomic window carries:
- a CDS encoding glycoside hydrolase family 1 protein, with protein sequence MRRLLLVLALVATLACAARAAFPPGFLWGTAISGFQTEMGGKPGHNDPSSDWWVWAHDPDNISQHRVSGDLPEAGPAFYDKFRAQSRKARSGLRSNTLRLSIEWSRIFPTSTAGVDTSGGIDLHVLQQLDALANQAEVSHYRAVLDALRRAHMKPFVTVNHFSLPLWIHDPIKARDAFMGTDPNGPPPSGFGPPGWIDAATTTEFAKFAAYLGWRFGDQVDLWAPLNEPEVVAVSGYVNIPGLFAANFPPGAFSFTAVIRVIENEIDANAAAYDALKQWDTVDADGDGTAATVGLVQNMVAFHPKDPMNPLDVQGTQHADYLFNLLFLNGAINGDVDANANGTIDAGEHHPELVGKADFVGVNYYFRAVVQGTGVPLTPVIPILDFIPTTSYQTPQNPTAPPCPSTCSDFGWEIYPIGLREMLAEAATYGRPIYITENGIADADDNQRPAYLVHHLEVLDQAIADAVADVRGYFHWALMDNFEWASGYFPKFGLYGVAPKTKRLITRQSGRDYKRIAKANAIPADLVTLFGPP encoded by the coding sequence ATGCGAAGATTGCTCCTCGTGCTCGCGCTCGTCGCGACCCTCGCCTGCGCCGCTCGCGCGGCCTTCCCGCCGGGTTTCCTGTGGGGAACGGCGATCTCGGGCTTCCAGACCGAGATGGGCGGCAAGCCGGGCCACAACGATCCGAGCAGCGACTGGTGGGTGTGGGCGCACGACCCGGACAACATCTCGCAGCACCGCGTGAGCGGCGACCTGCCCGAGGCCGGCCCCGCGTTCTACGACAAGTTCCGGGCTCAGTCGCGCAAGGCGCGCTCCGGCCTCCGCTCGAACACGCTGCGGCTCTCGATCGAGTGGAGCCGCATCTTCCCGACGTCGACCGCCGGCGTCGATACATCCGGCGGCATCGACCTGCACGTCCTCCAGCAGCTCGATGCACTCGCCAACCAGGCCGAGGTCTCGCACTACCGTGCGGTCCTCGACGCTCTCCGCCGGGCGCACATGAAGCCGTTCGTCACGGTGAACCACTTCAGCCTCCCGCTCTGGATCCACGACCCGATCAAGGCACGCGACGCCTTCATGGGCACCGATCCGAACGGCCCGCCCCCGAGCGGCTTCGGCCCGCCCGGCTGGATCGACGCCGCCACGACGACCGAGTTCGCGAAGTTCGCCGCCTACCTCGGCTGGAGGTTCGGCGACCAGGTGGACCTCTGGGCGCCGCTGAACGAGCCGGAGGTGGTCGCGGTGAGCGGCTACGTGAACATTCCCGGGCTCTTCGCCGCCAACTTCCCGCCCGGCGCCTTCTCGTTCACCGCCGTCATCCGCGTGATCGAGAACGAGATCGACGCCAACGCCGCGGCCTACGATGCCCTCAAGCAGTGGGACACGGTGGACGCCGACGGCGACGGCACCGCCGCGACCGTCGGCCTCGTGCAGAACATGGTGGCCTTCCACCCGAAGGACCCGATGAACCCGCTCGACGTCCAGGGCACGCAGCACGCGGACTACCTCTTCAACCTGCTGTTCCTGAACGGCGCCATCAACGGGGACGTCGACGCGAACGCCAACGGCACGATCGATGCCGGCGAGCACCACCCCGAGCTGGTCGGCAAGGCGGATTTCGTGGGCGTCAACTATTACTTCCGCGCGGTCGTGCAGGGCACCGGCGTGCCGCTCACGCCGGTGATCCCCATCCTCGATTTCATCCCGACGACGAGCTACCAGACGCCGCAGAACCCGACCGCCCCGCCCTGCCCGTCCACGTGCTCCGACTTCGGCTGGGAGATCTACCCGATCGGGCTGCGCGAGATGTTGGCCGAGGCCGCCACCTACGGCCGTCCCATCTACATCACGGAGAACGGCATCGCCGACGCCGACGACAACCAGCGCCCGGCCTATCTCGTCCATCACCTCGAGGTGCTCGATCAGGCGATCGCCGACGCGGTGGCCGACGTGCGGGGCTACTTCCATTGGGCGCTGATGGACAACTTCGAGTGGGCGAGCGGCTATTTCCCGAAGTTCGGCCTCTACGGGGTGGCCCCGAAGACCAAGCGCCTCATCACCCGGCAGAGCGGCC